In Thunnus thynnus chromosome 20, fThuThy2.1, whole genome shotgun sequence, a single window of DNA contains:
- the si:ch211-136m16.8 gene encoding enolase-phosphatase E1, which produces MDPDSPSPITRVERTFWSVWYYITGAVNRFLRPEPVDIVRNDPNSFQESAVDSEPANCCLTEGDTCRGEVDEEQPLVAASLLSSSRPLVAWEHCTTEIDLGPDEENMQDKTLLSRGAEGKASEEGECMSKGQFTKTGNDDACSLIAKDAGTREDEQEENEDRKLDTLGHDRYERHANTVSQNLTDDAMSEDTEGSGRKAGAEEETDGAMTQQDQQKMDEMVTNIQIQEEDSKMQGEVEHDFKYSHAVCSMEAEETEVNLSLEEEDNTHIEAETTVTPEEVENSDGVLQLATENENNRQAENLPSVCEELSDVDRDFEGDTSVVSSDTALMAYDKSGIVSEDDQIVVGQEQMMPDRGEEYAYDKAEDQKEEEDESAVDEDEHSAVIEEENVNELAETSNNQTTDEVPEQENDVDTVTDDSQEDIITACVGCSEDLTQITTTELHKAEFTDREQEHVAEDTEVQTKTRETDDMETKSHETVIDGKSDVDRNKTEAEQERRFSASDNNEGCMEIACATAAVTVKPDGEVGQEISGEFKNIPPGISEGRAVVSQELNSITCEETQEGVPEYNNEPRPYENTIQRILEGGDDEEIQTTQLPEVVESEEPEILQNSGSSSGVDYLLLRERMEEEHDSRLTTTEESKNIFDEDVGILSITDAQESEKPLAEPVIQESGHLFVQEEAELLDSSMKMGISEKEFETHVGSANDRTTKEQQDVTEEFLVEFEVDEGLCDSREADAAGVGHETTGADEDVADETLKLLDAEEQRISFYDESVNAINSTSGTFSFLGDIAESGFLKQSVETEPKLLEDCTAEIQDATIEMQDAGIDMEETSYGFEAEVAEDETQNKNETEILNLQVVEMATELTTNTDEKETPIAGLESSTHIKAELQVKTLETEVQVSGEALGEVLTDTETAEDSMGAELGPKHLTTMSTEELEKHESGGSYAEETGSSVSGRPDVIDEEILDLWIQTALSEETVGTKQQEQQMDTESEPSNEEQEEMQSEKEKEQLGESNSLGSGLVGDTEISSSTAESGILDQSLGDLGTENSETQLLKSSSTESFQGTDDMLASMSESANVSELSIKQPASEPQDLLIEVTAEAGQSYLKEEELITDQESDKLQEKTVEERVESVEMGAASQREIDAEVRNPEDEDDDVEQTNVQDEPLETNVSDSLNEIGSEQSRNDSEASLEEGIVSTDSDLQDETCVESEKKLAELPSLDKPQALWSEDIAESSSGLDGAEVAEQSRTKSEDQMEVDVPVLDFTPQKSRIAVKNPNVRPPKDPRSLLHMPSVEPMPSTRLPVKVPAGVPLGGLGIGIKLPGLGTGFPVLKKTPRVVRDENNPETSSQESETKPEEKDDTPKQDEAQQKPKWMPPRQPGFGNPLMSELKTKLKKTTKE; this is translated from the exons ATGGATCCGGACAGTCCCAGTCCCATTACCAGGGTTGAGAGGACTTTCTGGAGCGTATGG TACTATATAACTGGAGCTGTGAACAGATTCCTCAGACCAGAGCCCGTTGACATAGTCAGAAATGACCCAAACTCCTTCCAGGAATCCGCAGTTGACAGTGAGCCTGCTAACTGTTGTCTCACAGAGGGGGACACTTGCAGAGGGGAAGTTGATGAAGAACAGCCTCTTGTGGCAGCGTCTCTGCTCAGCTCATCTCGGCCACTTGTTGCCTGGGAACACTGCACCACAGAAATCGACTTAGGGCCAGATGAAGAAAATATGCAGGATAAAACCCTACTGAGTAGAGGTGCTGAGGGCAAAGCATCTGAGGAAGGTGAGTGCATGAGTAAGGGACAGTTTaccaaaacaggaaatgatgatGCATGCTCGCTCATTGCTAAAGATGCAGGAACAAGAGAAGACGAACAAGAAGAGAATGAAGATCGGAAATTGGACACTCTTGGGCACGATCGATATGAAAGACATGCAAACACCGTGTCACAAAACCTTACGGATGATGCAATGAGTGAAGACACGGAGGGAAGTGGAAGAAAGGCTGGTGCTGAAGAGGAGACTGATGGGGCAATGACACAACAGGATCAAcaaaaaatggatgaaatggTGACAAATATCCAAATACAGGAAGAAGACAGTAAAATGCAGGGTGAGGTTGAGCACGATTTCAAATACTCACATGCTGTTTGCAGCATGGAGGCAGAAGAAACTGAGGTAAACTTGAGTCTAGAAGAGGAggataacacacacatagaggcgGAGACAACGGTGACACCTGAAGAAGTAGAAAACAGTGATGGTGTATTACAGCTGgccactgaaaatgaaaacaacagacaAGCTGAAAATCTGCCCTCTGTCTGTGAAGAGTTGTCAGATGTTGACAGAGATTTTGAAGGAGACACAAGCGTGGTCTCATCAGACACTGCGCTAATGGCTTACGACAAAAGTGGCATTGTGTCAGAGGATGATCAAATAGTTGTTGGACAAGAGCAGATGATGCCTGATAGAGGTGAAGAATATGCATATGATAAAGCTGAGGatcagaaagaggaggaagatgagagcGCAGTGGATGAAGATGAGCATAGTGCTGTTATTGAGGAAGAAAATGTCAATGAGTTGGCAGAGACGTCAAACAACCAGACAACAGATGAAGTCCCAGAGCAGGAAAATGACGTAGACACAGTAACAGACGACAGTCAAGAAGACATTATAACTGCATGTGTTGGATGCAGTGAGGACCTCACACAGATCACTACAACAGAGCTGCACAAAGCTGAATTCACAGACAGAGAACAAGAGCATGTGGCTGAGGATACTGAagtgcaaacaaaaacaagagagacagatgaTATGGAAACGAAAAGCCACGAGACAGTGATCGATGGAAAATCTGATGTAGACAGGAATAAAACTGAAGCAGAACAGGAGAGGCGTTTCAGTGCAAGTGACAACAATGAAGGTTGCATGGAAATAGCATGTGCAACCGCCGCAGTTACAGTAAAACCTGATGGTGAGGTTGGACAGGAAATAAGTGGAGAGTTTAAAAATATTCCCCCGGGTATATCTGAAGGCCGGGCTGTTGTGTCGCAGGAGCTAAATTCTATAACATGCGAGGAAACCCAAGAGGGAGTTCCTGAGTACAACAATGAGCCTAGGCCATatgaaaacacaatacaaaGGATCCTGGAAGGAGGAGATGACGAGGAAATTCAGACCACCCAATTACCAGAAGTGGTGGAGAGTGAGGAGCCAGAGATCCTTCAGaacagtggcagcagcagtgggGTTGACTATTTATTGTTGAGGGAGCGTATGGAGGAGGAACACGACTCAAGACTTACAACAACAGAGGAGAGTAAGAATATCTTTGATGAGGATGTTGGGATACTGAGCATTACTGATGCACAAGAATCAGAGAAACCACTTGCTGAACCAGTAATTCAAGAATCAGGGCACTTATTTGTGCAAGAGGAAGCAGAATTATTGGACAGCTCAATGAAGATGGGGATCTCAGAAAAGGAATTTGAGACACACGTTGGCTCAGCAAATGATAGGACGACAAAAGAGCAACAAGATGTGACTGAAGAGTTTTTGGTTGAATTTGAAGTAGATGAAGGTTTATGTGATTCCAGAGAAGCTGACGCTGCTGGAGTTGGTCATGAGACAACAGGAGCAGATGAGGATGTGGCTgatgaaactttaaaacttCTTGATGCTGAAGAACAGAGGATAAGTTTCTATGATGAATCTGTAAATGCTATAAACTCCACCAGCGGGACCTTCAGTTTCCTAGGAGATATTGCTGAATCCGGATTCCTGAAACAGTCAGTTGAGACGGAGCCTAAATTACTTGAGGATTGTACTGCGGAAATACAGGATGCAACAATTGAAATGCAAGATGCAGGGATAGATATGGAAGAAACAAGCTATGGGTTTGAGGCGGAGGTAGCAGAAGATGAAACGCAGAACAAAAATGAGACGGAAATATTAAATCTTCAGGTGGTGGAAATGGCAACTGAGCTAACcacaaacactgatgaaaaaGAAACTCCTATTGCAGGATTGGAATCATCTACACATATAAAAGCCGAGCTACAAGTTAAGACGTTGGAGACAGAAGTTCAAGTATCAGGTGAAGCACTGGGGGAAGTATTAACAGACACTGAAACAGCTGAAGATTCGATGGGAGCTGAGTTAGGACCAAAACATTTGACTACAATGTCAACAGAAGAACTGGAAAAGCATGAATCAGGTGGGAGTTACGCTGAAGAGACAGGTAGCTCAGTAAGTGGACGTCCAGATGTGATCGATGAGGAAATCCTTGACTTGTGGATACAGACTGCATTGTCAGAGGAGACTGTTGGCACAAAACAACAGGAGCAACAAATGGACACTGAAAGCGAGCCATCAAATgaggaacaagaagaaatgcagtcagagaaggagaaggagcagTTGGGGGAGTCAAATTCACTGGGATCTGGATTAGTGGGTGACACAGAAATATCTTCATCAACAGCAGAGTCAGGAATTTTGGACCAATCTCTTGGTGATTTGGgaacagaaaacagtgaaactcAGCTACTGAAATCATCTAGCACTGAATCATTTCAAGGCACAGATGACATGTTGGCTAGTATGTCAGAATCAGCAAACGTCTCTGAACTGTCTATAAAACAACCTGCATCTGAACCCCAGGATTTATTGATAGAAGTAACAGCTGAGGCAGGGCAATCGTATCTGAAAGAGGAGGAATTGATCACTGATCAGGAATCAGATAAATTGCAAGAAAAAACAGTAGAAGAAAGAGTTGAATCAGTTGAGATGGGAGCTGCATCACAGAGAGAGATTGATGCTGAAGTAAGGAACcctgaagatgaagatgatgatgtaGAGCAAACAAACGTTCAAGACGAGCCCCTTGAGACAAACGTGTCAGACTCTCTAAATGAAATCGGTTCAGAACAATCTAGAAATGACTCAGAGGCTTCGTTAGAGGAGGGAATTGTGTCAACAGATTCTGATTTACAAGATGAAACCTGTGTTGAATCAGAGAAAAAGTTAGCAGAGCTGCCCTCACTGGACAAACCACAGGCCCTGTGGTCAGAAGACATCGCTGAATCATCATCTGGGCTGGACGGGGCTGAGGTGGCAGAACAGTCGAGGACAAAGTCTGAGGATCAGATGGAG GTAGATGTCCCTGTGTTGGACTTCACCCCTCAAAAGTCAAGGATTGCTGTGAAAAACCCTAACGTGAGACCGCCAAAAGATCCCCGCTCCCTTCTGCATATGCCTTCAGTAGAACCCATGCCTTCTACACGTCTGCCAGTCAAAGTGCCTGCAGGTGTGCCTTTGGGAGGCTTGGGCATTGGAATAAAACTGCCCG ggCTTGGCACTggttttcctgttttaaaaaagacaccAAGGGTTGTGAGAGATGAAAATAACCCTGAAACCTCATCACAG GAATCTGAGACAAAACCAGAGGAGAAGGATGACACTCCCAAACAAGATGAGGCACAACAAAAACCTAAATGGATGCCACCAAGACAACcagg ATTTGGAAATCCACTCATGTCTGAGCTCAAGACCAAACTGAAGAAAACCACAAAAGAGTGA
- the LOC137172102 gene encoding serine-rich adhesin for platelets-like produces the protein MAEKATAQTSCIQESHEADECLENIPPGATAAARTSKPKVQGGDVEGYSSAQPSRENKPLSDMCTFATPARNKGGVQANSQITGLTPTLKYFYDIYKLNEKHIGMKCPSPEPLKHGNNPRQTVPFFPFGNTTANCQKTTRSATQHPDSDFSSSHSGRSVGDTHPRVQWLDEEYFPEITLLDVTCDSTMELTSNGLAFPDGVSVTPVSARELVRRPEQVADMNPNSKTSSTLTPKIEISSVLLSGGELSSLEVTQDISPVDSLKNNKLSSELSVQIMAETSRLDKIQISTEELSSTLNGNVTHTISSFSEQSDKCAEGNTVKACLEVTRDISMESVLENSRPSLELSGKDMARIQTPIEDTLTTHPANVTHDINSSRDMSAQCAASQFSTSGMQCNTSSKLVSSELPVEPVETTDPVEANNEELLTSHDAELTSKVAQPLLKTTRSVNSTFTTLQPSQLSTSTDLNTSAQMSCLQNKTLDLPPSNVSSPTVESEATGQACSVPKNTAEPSFDMSQDCAAVKASSSSDVQNATFDRHSLQKSSGNTILGENGAASFSLQNNTFDSKPLPKQNGTIILSETSSSDGHQNTLDKPSPPEVCNATTSPKDNKSEVHSPELSKHSGTPAGTDTNAKMDDPPESTFETNPAAEVASGAGQCETKDDSSSGLPMADGFSDSLGHQSMHMDNNKANTFNLDDTLDLKSDYLITSTPMTNCKTVNLNIERDEGKTIAAQKKLYGPSKPFGQVPPDVPSNIVCDRKTFLTQPAAKSLLPSSKTSQLLKYKPASILPGRFELSGLPMTRQRTKVEASRNAAAPNAPQQTTGISSSYNLRAATESKLPNSGLRKTQLSGIPSGIQRFAPGLRPPSARSNAPASSNIDKLRGPTATNPVMKTSQTKKHLLTRGETLPTAKKKKLDAPLSSGCVEASTSVCNVANTAKTLKLPTTGQRTLTSNIQRDVPASTAEKSTSCDAPSRNKSLKQPATSQRATLAKAQGHGCANCIVLEQQIQRLKEELLKHTKQEEEG, from the exons ATGGCCGAAAAGGCAACAGCGCAGACCTCGTGTATTCAGGAAAGTCATGAGGCCGATGAATGCCTTGAAAATATTCCACCCGGAGCCACCGCTGCAGCTCGGACTTCGAAACCCAAGGTCCAAGGAGGAGATGTGGAAGGATATTCCTCTGCACAACCAAGTAGAGAAAACAAGCCTCTCTCTGACATGTGTACCTTTGCAACTCCAGCAAGAAACAAGGGTGGAGTCCAGGCAAATTCACAGATCACTGGTCTTACACCgactttaaaatacttttatgatatatataaattgaatgaaaaacatattgGCATGAAATGTCCATCTCCAGAACCTTTAAAACACGGAAACAATCCTCGTCAGACTgtgcctttttttccctttggcAACACCACAGCAAATTGTCAAAAAACAACCAGAAGTGCCACCCAACATCCTGACTCAGATTTCTCCAGTAGCCATTCTGGGCGGTCAGTTGGTGACACACACCCTCGTGTGCAATGGCTGGATGAGGAATACTTCCCAGAAATTACTCTCCTTGATGTTACATGTGATTCCACAATGGAGCTGACTAGTAATGGACTAGCTTTTCCTGACGGTGTGTCTGTGACACCAGTATCTGCAAGGGAGTTGGTCAGGAGGCCAGAGCAGGTTGCTGATATGAATCCAAACTCTAAGACGAGTTCTACTTTAACCCCAAAGATTGAGATAAGTTCAGTGCTGTTGTCAGGAGGGGAATTATCCTCCTTGGAGGTCACTCAGGATATTTCACCAGTGGATagtttgaaaaacaacaaactgtccTCAGAGCTCAGTGTACAAATCATGGCAGAGACTAGCAGATTGGACAAGATTCAAATTTCAACTGAAGAGTTGTCAAGCACTCTTAATGGCAATGTCACCCACACCATAAGCTCATTTAGTGAACAATCTGACAAGTGTGCAGAGGGAAACACGGTGAAAGCTTGCTTGGAAGTAACTCGGGATATTTCTATGGAAAGTGTTTTGGAAAACAGCAGGCCTTCACTGGAGCTCAGTGGAAAAGACATGGCAAGGATTCAAACACCGATTGAGGACACACTCACTACCCATCCTGCTAATGTTACTCATGACATAAACTCCTCTCGTGACATGTCTGCTCAGTGTGCTGCGTCACAGTTCTCAACTTCAGGTATGCAGTGTAACACCAGTTCAAAGCTTGTCTCGTCTGAGCTTCCTGTTGAACCTGTTGAGACCACTGATCCTGTGGAAGCTAACAATGAAGAGCTGCTCACCAGCCATGATGCTGAACTAACCAGCAAGGTGGCACAGCCACTCTTAAAAACAACTAGATCTGTGAACAGCACGTTTACCACTCTCCAGCCCTCCCAGCTGAGCACCTCCACCGATTTAAACACTTCTGCTCAAATGTCCTGCcttcagaataaaacattggatCTTCCCCCATCAAATGTTAGCAGTCCCACAGTGGAGAGTGAGGCTACAGGTCAGGCATGTTCAGTCCCTAAAAACACAGCTGAACCTTCCTTTGATATGAGCCAGGATTGCGCAGCTGTAAAGGCAAGCAGTTCGAGTGATGTTCAGAATGCCACTTTTGATAGGCATTCTCTTCAAAAATCCAGTGGTAATACCATTTTAGGGGAAAATGGTGCGGCAAGCTTTTCCCTCCAGAACAACACTTTCGACAGTAAACCTCTTCCTAAACAGAATGGCACAATAATTTTGTCAGAAACTAGCTCAAGTGACGGTCACCAGAACACTTTAGATAAGCCCTCTCCTCCCGAGGTCTGTAATGCAACCACTAGTCCAAAGGACAACAAGTCTGAAGTCCACTCTCCTGAACTGTCAAAACATAGTGGGACACCAGCTGGTACAGACACTAATGCCAAGATGGATGACCCTCCTGAGAGTACCTTTGAAACTAATCCTGCAGCAGAGgtagcctctggagctggtCAATGTGAGACCAAGGATGATTCCTCATCAGGTCTTCCTATGGCAGATGGATTTTCTGACTCTTTGGGTCATCAAAGCATGCATATggacaacaacaaagcaaacacattCAATTTGGATGACACCCTAGATTTGAAGTCAGACTATTTGATTACTTCAACCCCAATGACTAACTGCAAAACTGTCAACTTGAACATTGAACGAGATGAGGGCAAAACAATAGCGGCACAGAAAAAACTGTATGGTCCCAGTAAGCCATTTGGTCAGGTGCCGCCAGACGTGCCATCGAACATTGTGTGTGACCGAAAGACATTCTTGACACAGCCTGCCGCTAAATCCCTATTGCCGTCCTCGAAAACATCGCAGCTGTTGAAATACAAGCCAGCCTCCATACTTCCAGGACGGTTTGAGCTATCAGGTCTGCCCATGACGAGACAAAGAACTAAAGTTGAAGCTTCAAGAAATGCAGCTGCCCCTAATGCACCCCAGCAG aCCACAGGAATATCAAGCTCCTACAACTTACGTGCTGCAACAG AATCCAAGCTGCCCAATTCTGGCTTGCGGAAAACGCAGTTGAGTGGCATACCGTCAGGCATCCAGAGATTTGCACCAGGTCTCAGGCCGCCATCAGCAAGAAGCAACGCCCCAGCTTCCTCAAATATTGACAAACTACGTGGACCTACAG ctacTAACCCTGTGATGAAGACTTCACAAACAAAGAAGCACCTCTTAACCAGAGGTGAAACTCTGCCAAcagcgaagaagaagaagctgg ATGCTCCCTTGTCGTCTGGTTGTGTTGAAGCCTCAACATCTGTGTGTAACGTTGCAAACACAGCCAAAACCCTGAAACTGCCTACAACCGGTCAGAGAACTTTGACATCTAACATCCAAAGAGATG TGCCAGCCAGCACAGCTGAAAAGTCAACCTCTTGTGATGCTCCTAGTCGAAACAAAAGCCTGAAACAGCCTGCAACTAGCCAGAGAGCTACACTAGCTAAAGCCCAGGGCCATG GTTGTGCCAACTGCATCGTGCTTGAACAGCAAATACAGAGACTGAAAGAAG agCTGCTAAAGCACActaaacaagaagaagaaggctgA